From Rhineura floridana isolate rRhiFlo1 chromosome 5, rRhiFlo1.hap2, whole genome shotgun sequence, a single genomic window includes:
- the TMSB4X gene encoding thymosin beta-4, with protein sequence MSDKPDMAEIEKFDKSKLKKTETQEKNPLPSKETIEQEKQAGES encoded by the exons ATGTCTGACAAACCAGATATGGCTGAAATTGAGAAATTTGACAAGTCTAAGTTGAAGAAGACAGAAACGCAAGAGAAAAACCCACTGCCTTCAAAAGAAA CAATTGAACAGGAGAAGCAAGCGGGTGAATCGTAA